The Gaiella occulta genome has a window encoding:
- the coaD gene encoding pantetheine-phosphate adenylyltransferase produces the protein MITAIYPGTYDPVTNGHVDVIRRAASIFDRIVVGVVRDPHHKQTMFSLDDRVAFLEEALASLDNVEVDVFHELVVDFARKHDAKTMVKGLRVIADFEWEAQMNHLNRLLAPEIETMYVMASPQYSFISSSGVKEIASFGGKVDELVPEAVARRFREMFPDGRPGAPLSPQE, from the coding sequence ATGATCACCGCAATCTACCCAGGGACGTACGACCCGGTCACGAACGGCCATGTCGACGTGATCCGCCGCGCCGCGTCGATCTTCGACCGCATCGTCGTCGGCGTCGTCCGCGATCCCCACCACAAGCAGACGATGTTCTCGCTCGACGACCGGGTCGCCTTCCTCGAGGAGGCGCTCGCGTCGCTCGACAACGTCGAGGTGGACGTCTTCCACGAGCTCGTCGTCGACTTCGCCCGCAAGCACGACGCGAAGACGATGGTGAAGGGCCTGCGCGTGATCGCCGACTTCGAGTGGGAGGCGCAGATGAACCACCTCAACCGCCTGCTCGCGCCGGAGATCGAGACCATGTACGTGATGGCGAGCCCGCAGTACAGCTTCATCTCCTCGAGCGGCGTGAAGGAGATCGCCTCGTTCGGGGGAAAGGTGGACGAGCTGGTGCCCGAGGCCGTGGCGCGCCGCTTCCGGGAGATGTTCCCGGACGGTCGTCCCGGCGCGCCTCTCAGCCCCCAGGAGTAG
- a CDS encoding type II toxin-antitoxin system Phd/YefM family antitoxin produces MTTRIGIRELRDTLTAASRRVESGERLEGTRGGIPVAVIAPYDEDPLERLIASGRAAPGRPFRPPTRLAQAHGPKTASEILLEGREDRFWRRRCR; encoded by the coding sequence GTGACCACGCGGATCGGCATCAGGGAGCTTCGCGACACGCTGACGGCCGCCTCGCGGCGCGTGGAGTCGGGCGAACGGCTCGAGGGGACGAGAGGCGGCATTCCCGTGGCCGTGATCGCGCCGTACGACGAGGATCCGCTCGAGCGGCTGATCGCGAGCGGACGAGCCGCGCCCGGCCGCCCCTTCCGCCCGCCGACGCGCCTGGCGCAGGCGCACGGGCCGAAGACGGCATCGGAGATCCTGCTCGAGGGCCGCGAAGATCGCTTCTGGCGACGGCGCTGTCGATAG
- the rsmD gene encoding 16S rRNA (guanine(966)-N(2))-methyltransferase RsmD, with protein MRIVAGERRGAKIAAPKGLATRPTSDRAREAAYNLIGPVAGAQVLDLFAGSGAMGLEALSRGARRCVFVESDRAACRVIEDNLARLRLAGAVVLGKDAFQALREERAAGRVYDLVLADPPYGAWSDLQAPLAEAIPPLLAPAGLLVVETSARVEPELPLHLVTSRRYGSARITLFSR; from the coding sequence GTGAGGATCGTCGCCGGCGAGCGCCGCGGCGCGAAGATCGCCGCGCCGAAGGGGCTCGCGACCCGCCCCACGTCCGATCGGGCACGCGAGGCCGCCTACAACCTCATCGGCCCCGTCGCCGGCGCCCAGGTGCTCGACCTGTTCGCCGGCTCCGGCGCGATGGGCCTCGAGGCGCTCTCCCGCGGCGCCCGCCGCTGCGTCTTCGTCGAGTCGGACAGGGCGGCCTGCCGTGTCATCGAGGACAACCTGGCGCGGCTGCGCCTCGCCGGCGCCGTCGTCCTCGGCAAGGACGCCTTCCAGGCGCTGCGCGAGGAGCGCGCGGCCGGCCGCGTCTACGACCTCGTCCTCGCGGACCCGCCGTACGGCGCCTGGAGCGATCTCCAGGCGCCGCTTGCCGAGGCGATTCCGCCGCTGCTCGCGCCCGCCGGGCTGCTCGTCGTGGAGACGTCCGCGCGGGTCGAGCCGGAGCTGCCCCTCCACCTCGTCACCAGCCGCCGCTACGGTTCGGCCCGGATCACACTCTTCTCCCGATGA